From Diceros bicornis minor isolate mBicDic1 chromosome 17, mDicBic1.mat.cur, whole genome shotgun sequence, the proteins below share one genomic window:
- the LOC131415546 gene encoding LOW QUALITY PROTEIN: olfactory receptor 8S1-like (The sequence of the model RefSeq protein was modified relative to this genomic sequence to represent the inferred CDS: inserted 1 base in 1 codon), translated as MALGNHSTITEFILLGLSTDPHVEALLFVLFLEIYLLTIMGNLMLLLVIRADSHHHTPMYFFLSHLSFVDICFSSVTVPKMLENLLSQRKTISVEGFLAQAFFVCVAAGTEACLLSVMAYDRYVAICHPLLYGQIMTKQLYMQLVWGSWGLGFLDALINIFLAMNMIFCKAKIXPHYGCEMPSHLPLSCSDISRNLIVLLRSTLLHELGTFLLVFLSYARIIATILSIRSTSGRSKTFSTCSSHLTAVTLYYGSGFLCYLMPNSGSPMELIFSVQYTVVTPMLNPLIYSLKNKEVKTALKRTLEKYLQCFVWQNRERMMGNWKRNACSKS; from the exons ATGGCCTTGGGGAACCACAGCACCATCACGGAGTTCATCCTCCTCGGGCTGTCTACTGACCCCCACGTCGAGGCTCTGCTCTTTGTGCTGTTCCTGGAGATTTACCTCCTGACCATAATGGGAAACCTGATGCTGCTGCTGGTGATCAGGGCTGAttcccaccaccacacacccatGTACTTCTTTCTGAGTCACCTCTCTTTTGTTGATATCTGCTTCTCTTCAGTCACTGTGCCCAAGATGTTGGAGAATCTTCTGTCACAAAGGAAAACAATATCAGTAGAGGGCTTCTTGGCTCAGGCCTTCTTTGTGTGTGTTGCTGCAGGGACTGAAGCCTgtctgctctcagtgatggcctatgaccgctatgtcGCTATCTGCCACCCACTGCTCTATGGACAGATCATGACTAAACAGCTGTATATGCAGCTTGTGTGGGGCTCATGGGGACTGGGCTTTCTGGACGCACTCATTAACATCTTCCTAGCTATGAACATGATCTTCTGCAAGGCCAAAA ATCCCCACTACGGCTGTGAGATGCCCTCTCACCTCCCTCTGTCCTGCTCTGACATTTCCAGAAACCTCATTGTCTTGCTCCGCTCCACTCTTCTACATGAGCTGGGAACCTTCCTTCTGGTCTTCTTATCCTATGCCCGCATTATCGCCACCATCCTGAGCATCAGATCCACCTCAGGCAGAAGCAAGACTTTCTCCACATGCTCCTCCCACCTCACTGCAGTGACATTGTACTACGGCTCAGGGTTTCTCTGCTATCTCATGCCAAATTCAGGTTCCCCCATGGAACTGATCTTCTCTGTGCAATATACAGTAGTCACTCCCATGCTGAATCCCCTCATTTACAGTCTGAAGAACAAGGAGGTGAAGACAGCTCTGAAAAGAACACTGGAAAAGTATTTACAATGTTTTGTGTGGCAGAATAGAGAGAGGATGATGGGTAATTGGAAAAGAAATGCATGTAGCAAGAGTTGA
- the LOC131415742 gene encoding olfactory receptor 8S1-like yields MGNLTMLLVIRVDFHLHTPMYFFLSHLSFLDLCFSSVTVPKMLENLLSQRKTISVEGCLAQVFFMFITAGTEDFLLSVMAYDRYAAICHPLLYSQMISKQRCMQLVWGSWGLGFLDALINVPLAMKMDFCHSHTIPHYSCELPSLFSLSCSDVSTNLIVMLCSIIPHGLVTSLSIFFSYACIFSTILNITSTSSRSKAFSTCSSHLTTVIMFYGSGLLRYLIPTSGSSLELIFSVQYSVVTPMLNPLIYSLKNKEVKAALKRTLEKYLQCF; encoded by the coding sequence ATGGGGAATCTGACAATGCTGCTGGTGATCAGGGTTGATTTTCACCTCCAtacccccatgtacttcttcctgagTCACCTCTCTTTCTTGGATCTCTGCTTCTCTTCAGTCACTGTACCCAAGATGCTGGAGAACCTCCTGTCTCAGAGGAAAACCATCTCAGTAGAGGGCTGCCTGGCTCAGGTCTTCTTTATGTTCATCACTGCAGGGACTGAGGACTTtctgctctcagtgatggcctatgaccgctatgcTGCCATCTGCCACCCTCTGCTCTATAGCCAGATGATAAGTAAACAGCGGTGTATGCAGCTTGTGTGGGGCTCATGGGGACTGGGATTTCTGGATGCACTCATCAATGTCCCTCTGGCAATGAAAATGGACTTCTGTCATTCTCATACCATCCCACATTACAGCTGTGAGctaccctctctcttctctctgtcttgctCTGATGTCTCCACCAACCTCATTGTCATGCTTTGCTCAATCATCCCACATGGACTTGTAACTTCCCTCTCAATCTTCTTCTCTTATGCCTGCATTTTCTCCACCATCCTGAACATTACCTCCACCTCCAGCAGGAGCAAAGCTTTTTCCACCTGCTCCTCTCACCTCACCACAGTGATCATGTTCTATGGCTCCGGTCTTCTCCGCTATCTCATACCGACCTCAGGATCCTCCCTGGAGTTGATCTTCTCTGTGCAGTACAGTGTGGTTACTCCCATGTTGAATCCTCTCATCTACAGTCTGAAGAACAAGGAGGTAAAGGCAGCTCTGAAAAGAACACTGGAAAAGTACTTACAATGTTTTTAG